A stretch of the Cloacibacillus sp. genome encodes the following:
- the mazG gene encoding nucleoside triphosphate pyrophosphohydrolase produces the protein MQEEKSMSEKFVRLVEVMKRLRAPDGCPWDREQDYMSLRRYIIEEAYELIQAIESQNIPNMCEECGDLMLQVVFISCMAEERGDFTISNVMDGLINKLVRRHPHVFGDISVKDSDDVLRNWEQIKTAERKGKDEDSSYMAGIPRGMPALLRAYRIQERAAKPGFDWPKGDTAPVLAKVEEEVAELKEAMACKGKEDVAEELGDLIFAAVNLSRHLGIDPEINLHRACEKFDARFRDVEKSVEKSGRPWKDYTLDELDEFWKEAKNK, from the coding sequence AAGAAAAGTCAATGTCGGAAAAATTTGTCAGGCTGGTCGAAGTGATGAAGCGCCTGCGCGCGCCGGACGGCTGCCCCTGGGATAGGGAGCAGGACTACATGTCGCTGCGCCGCTACATAATCGAAGAGGCCTATGAGCTTATCCAGGCGATAGAATCGCAGAATATCCCGAATATGTGCGAGGAGTGCGGCGACCTCATGCTGCAGGTGGTCTTTATCTCCTGTATGGCCGAAGAACGCGGCGACTTCACGATCTCGAACGTGATGGATGGGCTTATCAACAAGCTCGTCAGGCGCCATCCCCATGTTTTCGGCGATATAAGCGTCAAAGATTCCGACGATGTGCTGCGCAACTGGGAGCAGATAAAAACGGCGGAGCGCAAAGGCAAGGATGAGGATTCCTCTTATATGGCCGGTATCCCCCGCGGAATGCCCGCCCTGCTGCGCGCCTACCGGATACAGGAGCGTGCCGCGAAGCCGGGATTCGACTGGCCGAAGGGCGATACCGCGCCGGTATTGGCCAAGGTCGAGGAAGAGGTCGCGGAGCTGAAAGAGGCGATGGCCTGCAAGGGCAAAGAGGATGTCGCGGAGGAACTTGGAGATCTCATCTTCGCCGCCGTCAACCTTTCTCGCCATCTGGGGATAGATCCTGAGATCAATCTCCACCGGGCCTGTGAAAAATTTGACGCCCGTTTCAGGGATGTGGAAAAGTCGGTTGAAAAATCAGGCCGGCCGTGGAAAGATTATACCTTGGACGAGCTGGACGAATTTTGGAAAGAAGCAAAAAACAAATAA
- a CDS encoding NifU family protein has translation MTTEEKIKEVLANHVSPALQSHGGDCSFVKYDEPTATLYVAMEGACGSCPFALETLRMTVEQAVIAEVPEVKAVERV, from the coding sequence ATGACGACAGAGGAAAAAATCAAGGAAGTACTTGCGAACCACGTATCACCCGCGCTTCAGTCACACGGAGGCGACTGTTCTTTCGTAAAATACGACGAACCCACCGCCACGCTCTATGTAGCGATGGAGGGCGCCTGCGGCAGCTGCCCCTTCGCGCTTGAGACGCTGCGCATGACCGTCGAGCAGGCGGTCATCGCGGAGGTGCCCGAGGTTAAGGCGGTAGAAAGGGTATAG
- a CDS encoding PhoH family protein produces the protein MKETKQEAENLLSLTDASVVKLLAEHEEILRLVEQSFPVKVYARGSSLSIKGDDEALIKKLENLLVQYAELSLSGHKFNSAEIRYGLHSIQNGETVNLRSLYNDIVCISNRGKAIRPYTNGQKGYIQAIRDNDITFGIGPAGTGKTYLAVAQAVAYLKSAKISRIILVRPVVEAGERLGYLPGDMNEKGAPYLRPLYDAFYELLPAERFDRYFEKGVIELAPLAYMRGRTLNDSFIILDEAQNTTPEQMKMFLTRLGFGSKAVITGDITQVDLPGTKESGLKVVQDILKGVPGVSFIKLNDGDVVRHEIVQRIVRAYEDYDRRRAEKQAER, from the coding sequence ATGAAAGAAACAAAACAGGAGGCCGAAAATCTCCTCTCGCTTACCGACGCCTCCGTCGTGAAGCTGCTCGCCGAGCACGAAGAGATACTGCGCCTTGTAGAGCAGAGCTTCCCCGTCAAGGTATACGCGCGGGGCAGCTCGCTCTCTATTAAGGGCGACGACGAAGCGCTGATAAAAAAGCTTGAGAACCTGCTCGTGCAGTATGCCGAGCTCTCGCTCTCCGGCCATAAGTTCAACAGCGCCGAGATACGCTACGGGCTCCACAGCATCCAGAACGGCGAGACGGTAAATCTGCGGTCGCTCTACAACGACATTGTCTGTATAAGCAACCGGGGCAAGGCCATCCGTCCATATACGAACGGACAGAAGGGCTACATCCAGGCCATTCGCGACAACGATATAACCTTCGGCATCGGCCCCGCGGGCACCGGAAAGACCTATCTTGCCGTCGCCCAGGCCGTCGCCTATCTGAAGTCCGCGAAGATCAGCCGCATCATCCTCGTGCGTCCGGTAGTCGAAGCGGGGGAGCGCCTCGGTTATCTTCCCGGCGATATGAACGAAAAGGGCGCCCCCTACCTGAGGCCGCTCTATGACGCATTTTATGAGCTGCTTCCGGCGGAGAGGTTCGACCGTTACTTTGAAAAGGGCGTCATCGAGCTCGCGCCGCTGGCCTATATGCGCGGGCGCACGCTCAACGACAGTTTCATCATCCTCGACGAGGCGCAGAACACGACGCCCGAGCAGATGAAGATGTTCCTTACGCGCCTCGGCTTCGGCTCGAAGGCCGTAATAACGGGGGATATCACGCAGGTCGACCTGCCCGGCACAAAAGAATCAGGGCTAAAGGTTGTGCAGGATATCCTGAAGGGTGTCCCCGGCGTCTCCTTCATCAAGCTCAACGACGGCGACGTGGTGCGCCATGAGATAGTACAGAGAATAGTGAGGGCCTACGAAGACTATGACAGACGGAGAGCAGAAAAACAGGCTGAAAGATAA
- a CDS encoding HDIG domain-containing metalloprotein, translated as MTDGEQKNRLKDNLKAVFGKFSFRRENRQYIIFRAILLCVATLLVSVNWYMFDRRENYQIGIPSERTYFALTSARYEDRAATLELRQRAASRIIDVMVQDEKIAFEVSRRLELLEKGELKQLFNAPLLSIYNRQSAASQREIVEAALDIGRKVRDESTDREQQTTLIWKYLKETKLSQSERNVAFQMLDVVLNPSLQSDGEMVQKLREDVAAQIPSVIKEIRPGSVLVQKGQVVTPSLAKLLASQGYPDATFPWKHLIFILGAITIWSFWPVWIASGLREKLSMREWIYIAVVLSVVWTLEVVFARFGGYSMAVLGLTGWLCLTLPVSLSFHIIFGGGVISVIIAFGTNPGIVCLGCILAAFSAGIGRILFIDPPNHRITIWRNLFFLGLCLGAASICIHWGLGLYFDYNLALGAVLFSAIWGTIVVALLPLWENVFDVLSPLRLLELSHPSQPLIKRLQMEAPGTYNHVLMVGTLAEAAADKLHMNGLLVKAGAYYHDIGKLKNPQYFVENQRHGKNIHDSLPPTLSGQLLISHVKEGLDIAAQTNLPKSLRRFISEHHGTTSQRYFYEKAKALGEDVTEAQFRYPGPRPQSRETALVMLADSVEAAVKARNKPFENNRELSDFINQVIRSKIESNQLNDVDFTMKEMSLITEAFMEVFQVTYHSREVKNINEIIKEAKLKGGEHKEIPAGMIETAVVPVADTGETEKKEEDEKDENHDTLR; from the coding sequence ATGACAGACGGAGAGCAGAAAAACAGGCTGAAAGATAATTTAAAGGCCGTATTCGGCAAATTTTCATTCAGGCGCGAAAACAGGCAGTATATCATTTTTCGGGCTATCCTCCTCTGTGTCGCGACGCTGCTTGTAAGCGTCAACTGGTACATGTTTGACCGGAGGGAGAACTACCAGATCGGTATCCCCTCCGAAAGGACATACTTCGCCCTCACCTCCGCTCGCTATGAGGACCGGGCGGCGACGCTCGAACTGCGCCAGCGCGCGGCGTCGCGTATTATCGACGTCATGGTGCAGGATGAAAAGATCGCCTTTGAGGTCTCGCGGCGTCTTGAACTGCTGGAAAAGGGCGAACTCAAACAGCTATTCAACGCGCCGCTGCTCAGCATCTACAACAGGCAGAGCGCCGCCTCGCAGAGAGAGATCGTCGAAGCCGCCCTCGATATTGGCCGGAAGGTCCGCGACGAATCGACGGATCGTGAGCAGCAGACCACCCTCATCTGGAAATACCTTAAAGAGACGAAGCTCTCGCAGTCCGAGCGCAATGTCGCCTTTCAGATGCTTGACGTGGTTCTCAACCCCTCGCTGCAGTCCGACGGGGAGATGGTCCAAAAACTGCGCGAAGATGTCGCCGCGCAGATACCCTCCGTCATAAAGGAGATACGTCCTGGCTCCGTGCTGGTACAGAAGGGGCAGGTCGTCACCCCTTCGCTGGCGAAGCTGCTTGCCTCGCAGGGTTATCCGGACGCCACCTTTCCCTGGAAACACCTTATCTTTATCCTTGGCGCGATCACCATCTGGAGCTTCTGGCCGGTGTGGATCGCCAGTGGCCTGCGTGAAAAACTTTCGATGCGCGAGTGGATATACATCGCCGTCGTGCTTTCCGTCGTCTGGACCCTCGAGGTCGTCTTCGCCCGCTTCGGCGGCTACTCGATGGCGGTACTCGGCCTTACCGGCTGGCTCTGCCTTACACTGCCCGTATCGCTTTCATTCCATATCATCTTCGGCGGCGGCGTGATCAGCGTCATCATCGCCTTTGGCACCAACCCCGGCATCGTATGTCTCGGCTGTATCCTCGCGGCCTTCTCCGCGGGTATTGGCCGTATCCTCTTTATTGACCCGCCAAACCACCGCATCACCATCTGGCGCAATCTCTTTTTCCTTGGGCTCTGCCTCGGCGCCGCCTCGATCTGTATTCACTGGGGGCTCGGCCTCTACTTTGACTATAATCTCGCCCTCGGCGCGGTGCTCTTCAGCGCGATCTGGGGGACGATCGTCGTCGCGCTGCTGCCTCTGTGGGAGAATGTCTTCGACGTCCTCTCGCCGCTGCGGCTGCTCGAACTGAGCCACCCCTCGCAGCCGCTTATCAAGAGGCTGCAGATGGAGGCTCCCGGAACATACAACCACGTCCTTATGGTCGGTACGCTCGCCGAGGCGGCGGCAGACAAGCTGCACATGAACGGGCTCCTTGTAAAGGCGGGCGCCTACTACCATGACATCGGCAAGCTCAAGAACCCGCAGTATTTTGTTGAAAACCAGCGCCACGGCAAGAACATCCACGACAGCCTGCCGCCGACGCTCTCGGGGCAGCTGCTGATATCGCATGTGAAGGAGGGGCTTGATATCGCCGCGCAGACCAACCTGCCAAAGTCCCTGCGCCGCTTCATCAGCGAACATCACGGCACCACCTCGCAGAGGTATTTCTACGAAAAGGCGAAGGCGCTCGGCGAGGATGTCACCGAGGCCCAGTTCCGCTATCCGGGGCCGCGGCCGCAGTCGCGCGAGACGGCGCTCGTAATGCTCGCAGATTCCGTGGAGGCAGCGGTCAAGGCGCGCAACAAGCCCTTTGAGAACAACAGGGAGCTCTCTGATTTTATAAATCAGGTCATTCGCAGCAAGATCGAGAGCAACCAGCTCAACGATGTTGACTTTACGATGAAGGAGATGTCGCTGATCACGGAGGCCTTCATGGAGGTATTCCAGGTGACCTACCATTCCCGCGAGGTAAAGAATATCAACGAGATAATCAAAGAGGCCAAGCTCAAGGGCGGAGAACATAAAGAGATACCCGCCGGCATGATCGAAACCGCCGTCGTTCCTGTCGCCGATACCGGCGAGACAGAGAAAAAAGAGGAGGATGAAAAGGATGAAAACCACGATACACTGCGGTGA
- the ybeY gene encoding rRNA maturation RNase YbeY, whose protein sequence is MKTTIHCGEIFNESNSSMCCGERIKKLEKILSAYLEETKILPEAAAECEISLTFADVNQIAGINEEYREVAGPTDVLSFPMWENEDGGFEPPEDWERLTLGDIIVCPEIVAKNAADNGKTAEYETVLVICHGFLHLIGFDHADDAERERMWQVQDSLVAGFFAEG, encoded by the coding sequence ATGAAAACCACGATACACTGCGGTGAGATATTTAACGAGAGCAACAGCTCCATGTGCTGCGGCGAAAGGATAAAGAAGCTGGAGAAAATACTGTCCGCCTATCTTGAAGAAACCAAGATCCTCCCCGAGGCGGCCGCGGAGTGCGAGATATCGCTTACCTTCGCGGATGTGAATCAGATCGCCGGGATCAATGAGGAATACCGGGAAGTTGCCGGTCCTACGGACGTGCTTTCCTTCCCGATGTGGGAAAATGAGGACGGCGGGTTCGAGCCGCCGGAAGACTGGGAGCGGCTTACGCTTGGCGACATCATCGTCTGCCCAGAGATCGTCGCGAAGAACGCCGCCGATAACGGCAAAACCGCAGAGTATGAAACGGTGCTCGTCATCTGTCACGGTTTTCTTCACCTCATCGGCTTTGACCATGCCGACGACGCGGAGCGCGAGCGTATGTGGCAGGTACAGGATTCTCTGGTCGCCGGATTTTTTGCGGAGGGCTAG
- the cdd gene encoding cytidine deaminase, with the protein MAENPLLEKAAAKKLLAEAARARAAAYAPYSGFCVGAALLFENGLTVSGCNVENASYSLSICAERNAMTTALTKGLRLPLAVAVAGPEGVFCPPCGACRQFLAEFNPDMAVVLKDADEPVIYTLRELLPLSFSLEENR; encoded by the coding sequence ATGGCTGAGAACCCGCTGCTTGAGAAAGCGGCGGCGAAGAAACTTCTCGCCGAGGCCGCCCGGGCCCGGGCGGCGGCCTACGCCCCCTATTCGGGTTTCTGCGTCGGCGCGGCGCTGCTATTCGAAAACGGCCTCACCGTCTCCGGCTGCAACGTGGAGAACGCCAGCTACAGCCTCTCTATCTGCGCGGAACGCAACGCGATGACGACCGCCCTCACCAAAGGGCTGCGTCTGCCGCTTGCCGTCGCCGTGGCCGGTCCCGAGGGCGTTTTCTGCCCGCCATGCGGCGCCTGCCGCCAGTTTCTCGCCGAATTCAATCCCGATATGGCCGTAGTGCTGAAGGATGCCGACGAGCCTGTGATCTATACATTAAGAGAGCTGCTGCCGCTTTCGTTTTCTTTGGAGGAAAATCGCTGA
- the era gene encoding GTPase Era yields MSEEKKFRSGFAALLGRPNVGKSSIINALLKEKVAAVSPKPQTTRNAVRCIYTSEDEQIVFVDTPGIHVPQHALGDFMMKEAEESLMLVDAVCYVVEAQDRAVSEKDEIILKVLENVSQPVVLAVNKIDKLADFEDYKKAAAVYEKYIKPAAVVPVSANNRRGLEELAAAISALLPEQPPIYPEDMLMDSTERFLASEVIREKIFRHTNEEVPHGVAVIIDEFKSPDEFPDKKVCDIRATIIVDRPGQKGIIIGKNGAMLKQIGSEARKELEEKFGHKVFLQLWVKVKPGWRKSPEELRRLGYNS; encoded by the coding sequence ATGAGTGAAGAAAAAAAATTCCGCAGCGGCTTTGCCGCCCTGCTGGGACGTCCCAACGTGGGAAAATCGTCGATAATAAACGCGCTGCTCAAAGAGAAGGTGGCGGCGGTCTCACCGAAGCCGCAGACCACCCGCAACGCCGTGCGCTGCATATATACCTCGGAAGACGAACAGATCGTCTTTGTGGACACCCCAGGCATCCATGTGCCTCAGCATGCGCTGGGCGACTTTATGATGAAAGAGGCGGAGGAGTCTCTCATGCTTGTGGACGCCGTCTGCTATGTCGTCGAGGCGCAGGACCGCGCCGTGAGCGAAAAGGACGAAATCATCCTCAAAGTGCTGGAGAATGTCTCGCAGCCCGTTGTGCTGGCCGTGAACAAGATCGACAAGCTGGCGGACTTTGAGGACTATAAAAAGGCCGCGGCGGTCTATGAAAAATATATAAAACCCGCCGCCGTCGTTCCCGTGTCGGCCAACAACCGCCGAGGGCTGGAGGAGCTCGCGGCGGCGATCAGCGCCCTGCTGCCGGAGCAGCCGCCGATCTATCCCGAGGATATGCTGATGGATTCTACGGAGCGCTTTCTCGCCTCGGAGGTCATCCGCGAGAAGATATTCCGCCACACCAACGAAGAGGTCCCCCACGGAGTGGCCGTGATCATTGACGAGTTCAAGAGCCCCGACGAGTTTCCTGATAAAAAGGTCTGCGATATCCGCGCCACGATAATCGTCGACCGTCCCGGACAGAAGGGGATCATCATTGGTAAGAACGGCGCGATGCTGAAACAGATCGGCAGCGAAGCCCGCAAGGAGCTTGAGGAGAAATTCGGCCACAAGGTATTCCTCCAGCTTTGGGTAAAGGTGAAACCCGGATGGCGCAAATCGCCGGAAGAGCTGCGGAGGCTGGGGTACAATAGTTGA
- a CDS encoding DNA repair protein RecO C-terminal domain-containing protein, which translates to MIPVQLPQGHYSKTGTVLLRRDSSREGQSLLLFMREFGPRWVSAPAATGKNRFGGSTEPLTWGEFLLYQSPSKLYLQGAEVKEDFLSLRQSPASLLCALRIYKRTSKEAPADCENDALLRMLWSALVQLREKCPSYIVELRFTWKLLNLMGIAPSLDLCVECGGLLTEGGRLTQAGMCCRRCSQGRGEEVGADELAELRRAVALPHEKFILWSCETRQKDCYIKNLKMLSPYFSNMR; encoded by the coding sequence TTGATCCCCGTCCAGCTGCCGCAGGGGCACTACTCAAAGACGGGAACGGTGCTTCTAAGAAGGGATTCCTCCAGGGAGGGGCAGTCCCTTCTGCTTTTTATGCGCGAGTTTGGCCCGCGGTGGGTCAGCGCCCCCGCGGCGACGGGAAAAAACCGCTTCGGAGGTTCCACCGAACCGCTGACCTGGGGCGAATTTTTACTTTACCAGAGCCCGTCAAAACTATATCTGCAGGGCGCGGAGGTCAAAGAGGACTTTCTGTCGCTGCGCCAGTCGCCGGCGTCCCTTCTCTGCGCGCTGCGCATCTATAAGCGGACCTCGAAAGAGGCCCCGGCGGACTGTGAGAACGACGCGCTGCTGCGGATGCTCTGGAGCGCGCTGGTACAGCTGCGCGAAAAATGTCCCTCCTACATCGTGGAGCTTCGTTTTACCTGGAAGCTGCTGAATCTTATGGGGATCGCCCCCTCCCTTGACCTCTGCGTCGAATGCGGCGGTCTGCTTACAGAGGGCGGCCGGCTGACGCAGGCGGGGATGTGCTGCCGCCGCTGTTCGCAGGGCAGGGGGGAGGAGGTGGGCGCCGATGAGCTCGCGGAGCTTAGGCGGGCTGTCGCCCTTCCGCATGAAAAATTCATCCTCTGGTCATGTGAAACACGTCAAAAAGATTGTTATATTAAGAATTTAAAAATGTTATCGCCATATTTTAGCAATATGCGCTAA